One genomic window of Pecten maximus chromosome 3, xPecMax1.1, whole genome shotgun sequence includes the following:
- the LOC117323603 gene encoding piggyBac transposable element-derived protein 4-like isoform X1: MNYPINLHKKMNPSVHNKDFDRRKVHNFRHVTQFVRISREMLWNVITNVNNMAASALTVNADTESDDEEGAGTQELDNNIGGSDLELSELDSDSDDDIPLADIIPLAGLVDRGGGDAGHAHNDRRWTADLKPIRVKDFEDIAGPTTALDAEKKELDFFHLIFPESLYDKLAQQTNTYAAKRIREKADSSWQATSPTEIKTFLGIVIFMSLLDLPTAKMYWSSDWMFQTSLPTIMTRLRFEKLAQYFHLNDSTTNPPKGSDGHDKLHHVRPVLDTIQGTIASQYTLHQDCAIDEAMIAYKGRLSFKQYMPAKPVKFGIKVWERADSTNGYVDKLQIYTGRAGNEQGKREVGLAARVVTDLTRDIVGSSRHVYVDNFFSSPQLFSDLLKDGLYACGTCRINRKGFPSGISKENVKKKGDFTMLQSGNLVASVWFDNKPVTFLSTNADPTTLHEVRRKNKDGSERVQLAPSVVKMYGDNMNAVDRADQLRMQYTCARKCYKWWKYVFFFLLDTALVNSFILMKESPSHQRKTRTGRVKHLTQLEFRERLCKQLIGDTRSVRKRRRVIQHDVAGLSYSHMPVKVKVNRCRQCGKVKIRKESSFGCRQCGVNLCVLCFEPFHKDLVPVTQEE; the protein is encoded by the exons ATGAATTATCCAAtaaatttacacaaaaaaatGAATCCCTCGGTTCATAACAAAGATTTTGATAGGCGAAAAGTACACAATTTTCGTCATGTGACCCAATTTGTTCGAATTTCCCGGGAAATGTTATGGAATGTCATCaccaatgtaaacaacatggcggCGAGTGCATTGACTGTGAATGCTGATACTGAATCAGACGATGAAGAAGGGGCTGGGACCCAAGAATTAGACAACAATATCGGTGGATCCGATCTGGAATTGTCTGAGCTGGACTCTGACAGTGATGATGACATTCCACTCGCCGATATCATCCCGCTAGCGGGCCTCGTAGACCGCGGAGGTGGAGATGCTGGACACGCCCACAACGATCGCCGCTGGACAGCTGATCTGAAACCTATACGTGTGAAGGATTTCGAGGATATAGCTGGCCCTACTACCGCACTGGATGCTGAGAAGAAAGAGCTGGATTTCTTTCACCTGATTTTCCCTGAATCCTTGTACGACAAGCTAGCCCAGCAGACCAACACCTATGCTGCTAAGCGGATCCGGGAAAAGGCAGACAGCTCGTGGCAGGCAACTTCGCCCACCGAGATCAAGACCTTCTTGGGGATTGTGATTTTTATGTCACTGCTGGACCTGCCAACTGCAAAGATGTACTGGTCATCTGATTGGATGTTTCAAACATCTTTGCCTACCATAATGACCAGACTCAG ATTTGAGAAACTCGCACAGTATTTTCATCTGAATGACTCCACGACAAATCCCCCCAAAGGCAGCGACGGTCACGACAAGCTCCATCATGTCAGGCCAGTCTTAGATACCATCCAAGGCACTATAGCATCCCAGTACACGTTACACCAGGACTGTGCTATAGATGAGGCTATGATTGCATACAAGGGGAGGCTTAGTTTTAAGCAATATATGCCAGCCAAGCCGGTTAAGTTTGGGATCAAGGTGTGGGAGCGGGCGGATTCCACCAATGGCTATGTCGACAAACTCCAGATTTACACCGGAAGAGCAG GAAATGAACAAGGCAAGAGAGAAGTTGGACTTGCTGCTCGAGTTGTGACCGACCTGACCAGAGACATTGTTGGTAGCAGTCGCCACGTATATGTTGACAATTTCTTCTCCAGTCCCCAGCTGTTTTCTGACTTGCTAAAGGATGGTCTCTATGCATGTGGAACATGTCGAATCAATAGAAAGGGGTTCCCGTCTGGTATCAGTAAGGAGaatgttaaaaaaaagggaGACTTCACAATGCTGCAATCAG GAAACCTGGTGGCCAGTGTCTGGTTTGACAACAAGCCAGTGACATTTCTGTCGACAAATGCAGACCCTACTACACTACATGAGGTGCGTCGCAAAAATAAAGATGGTAGTGAGAGAGTTCAACTGGCCCCTTCTGTTGTGAAAATGTACGGCGACAATATGAATGCTGTGGATAGAGCTGATCAACTCCGTATGCAGTACACCTGTGCCAGAAAGTGCTACAAATGGTGGAAGTATGTTTTCTTCTTCTTGCTTGATACAGCCCTTGTGAATTCTTTCATTCTTATGAAGGAGTCTCCAAGTCACCAGAGGAAAACCAGAACTGGCAGAGTGAAGCATCTTACCCAGCTGGAATTCAGAGAAAGGCTATGTAAACAGTTAATTGGTGATACACGTTCTGTCAGAAAACGACGACGTGTGATACAGCATGATGTGGCAGGTCTTTCCTATTCTCATATGCCAGTTAAGGTAAAGGTGAACAGGTGTCGCCAGTGTGGAAAGGTGAAAATCAGGAAGGAATCGAGTTTTGGATGCCGACAATGTGGGGTAAACCTGTGCGTTTTGTGCTTTGAACCATTTCACAAGGATTTAGTCCCTGTCACACAGGAAGAGTAG
- the LOC117323603 gene encoding piggyBac transposable element-derived protein 4-like isoform X2, with protein sequence MNYPINLHKKMNPSVHNKDFDRRKVHNFRHVTQFVRISREMLWNVITNVNNMAASALTVNADTESDDEEGAGTQELDNNIGGSDLELSELDSDSDDDIPLADIIPLAGLVDRGGGDAGHAHNDRRWTADLKPIRVKDFEDIAGPTTALDAEKKELDFFHLIFPESLYDKLAQQTNTYAAKRIREKADSSWQATSPTEIKTFLGIVIFMSLLDLPTAKMYWSSDWMFQTSLPTIMTRLRFEKLAQYFHLNDSTTNPPKGSDGHDKLHHVRPVLDTIQGTIASQYTLHQDCAIDEAMIAYKGRLSFKQYMPAKPVKFGIKVWERADSTNGYVDKLQIYTGRAGNEQGKREVGLAARVVTDLTRDIVGSSRHVYVDNFFSSPQLFSDLLKDGLYACGTCRINRKGFPSGISKENVKKKGDFTMLQSGNLVASVWFDNKPVTFLSTNADPTTLHEVRRKNKDGSERVQLAPSVVKMYGDNMNAVDRADQLRMQYTCARKCYKWWKYVNSFILMKESPSHQRKTRTGRVKHLTQLEFRERLCKQLIGDTRSVRKRRRVIQHDVAGLSYSHMPVKVKVNRCRQCGKVKIRKESSFGCRQCGVNLCVLCFEPFHKDLVPVTQEE encoded by the exons ATGAATTATCCAAtaaatttacacaaaaaaatGAATCCCTCGGTTCATAACAAAGATTTTGATAGGCGAAAAGTACACAATTTTCGTCATGTGACCCAATTTGTTCGAATTTCCCGGGAAATGTTATGGAATGTCATCaccaatgtaaacaacatggcggCGAGTGCATTGACTGTGAATGCTGATACTGAATCAGACGATGAAGAAGGGGCTGGGACCCAAGAATTAGACAACAATATCGGTGGATCCGATCTGGAATTGTCTGAGCTGGACTCTGACAGTGATGATGACATTCCACTCGCCGATATCATCCCGCTAGCGGGCCTCGTAGACCGCGGAGGTGGAGATGCTGGACACGCCCACAACGATCGCCGCTGGACAGCTGATCTGAAACCTATACGTGTGAAGGATTTCGAGGATATAGCTGGCCCTACTACCGCACTGGATGCTGAGAAGAAAGAGCTGGATTTCTTTCACCTGATTTTCCCTGAATCCTTGTACGACAAGCTAGCCCAGCAGACCAACACCTATGCTGCTAAGCGGATCCGGGAAAAGGCAGACAGCTCGTGGCAGGCAACTTCGCCCACCGAGATCAAGACCTTCTTGGGGATTGTGATTTTTATGTCACTGCTGGACCTGCCAACTGCAAAGATGTACTGGTCATCTGATTGGATGTTTCAAACATCTTTGCCTACCATAATGACCAGACTCAG ATTTGAGAAACTCGCACAGTATTTTCATCTGAATGACTCCACGACAAATCCCCCCAAAGGCAGCGACGGTCACGACAAGCTCCATCATGTCAGGCCAGTCTTAGATACCATCCAAGGCACTATAGCATCCCAGTACACGTTACACCAGGACTGTGCTATAGATGAGGCTATGATTGCATACAAGGGGAGGCTTAGTTTTAAGCAATATATGCCAGCCAAGCCGGTTAAGTTTGGGATCAAGGTGTGGGAGCGGGCGGATTCCACCAATGGCTATGTCGACAAACTCCAGATTTACACCGGAAGAGCAG GAAATGAACAAGGCAAGAGAGAAGTTGGACTTGCTGCTCGAGTTGTGACCGACCTGACCAGAGACATTGTTGGTAGCAGTCGCCACGTATATGTTGACAATTTCTTCTCCAGTCCCCAGCTGTTTTCTGACTTGCTAAAGGATGGTCTCTATGCATGTGGAACATGTCGAATCAATAGAAAGGGGTTCCCGTCTGGTATCAGTAAGGAGaatgttaaaaaaaagggaGACTTCACAATGCTGCAATCAG GAAACCTGGTGGCCAGTGTCTGGTTTGACAACAAGCCAGTGACATTTCTGTCGACAAATGCAGACCCTACTACACTACATGAGGTGCGTCGCAAAAATAAAGATGGTAGTGAGAGAGTTCAACTGGCCCCTTCTGTTGTGAAAATGTACGGCGACAATATGAATGCTGTGGATAGAGCTGATCAACTCCGTATGCAGTACACCTGTGCCAGAAAGTGCTACAAATGGTGGAAGTA TGTGAATTCTTTCATTCTTATGAAGGAGTCTCCAAGTCACCAGAGGAAAACCAGAACTGGCAGAGTGAAGCATCTTACCCAGCTGGAATTCAGAGAAAGGCTATGTAAACAGTTAATTGGTGATACACGTTCTGTCAGAAAACGACGACGTGTGATACAGCATGATGTGGCAGGTCTTTCCTATTCTCATATGCCAGTTAAGGTAAAGGTGAACAGGTGTCGCCAGTGTGGAAAGGTGAAAATCAGGAAGGAATCGAGTTTTGGATGCCGACAATGTGGGGTAAACCTGTGCGTTTTGTGCTTTGAACCATTTCACAAGGATTTAGTCCCTGTCACACAGGAAGAGTAG